A single Bufo bufo chromosome 6, aBufBuf1.1, whole genome shotgun sequence DNA region contains:
- the LOC121005860 gene encoding uncharacterized protein LOC121005860 gives MSEKDSISSQDIPIVLRALGTLALAAVTAVAIRWFISCDKAEKDKGKSTFQGNQEPTDDGQSPRYDPKADEEILENNTKEPQVSDEQGITFSGFDCFSGDILKSSTDTSCPNIVDIKEDRQCLTDHQGLLGDLTPLSCKLDNVEEAQSGLHNLEGAIVSISGVLSETVDDKTNYTQKEVFSSCFTQTCDKKSYESSQEQQLNTRTSSLNGECADVMNVECQGYKSHPTGDDNMVSELCLKHKIVNVSLDEDLFNKDTCEMNGNLYCDSDINIENHANPCVEKNDNMSRSASGMNLEDYTKEHINKRENPVNTYALGLPPSQESTNIFIGACSLPSHEVLTRCHNTEQQTIYTTFNMQDIPHTIDVIQEAKQTTKTLSSENTVITNTVYKGEKLYFKHKNHITCAQQSTMEHTICVTSEDILEEANENMNFSSIRSFPASTHISEEHLAVQEKNGKSFSSVHNNPNGKLDGQIADGSQNPMELLYLPKAGAMDGRKIKNTISHHANHVLQWNTTTVHNSTEFIDLMYPLDFQAPENSITPLIEKNEGLIDREDTTSLLTEKSISMCTEREYNNLDADVENSFESSTCHNMTHNEPAWSTKSRNMVYHPSILNTFKSTVVSKSETQSVQAMSSEKNNDVIYSLHTHDANLLTVDKNKFCTVITKGYFSRYDKQDYNTSEYFSTKYKPDELFGIHETSSSSIPLSNFMQNAETRVEESSCRSSFSCNDSHTVSSVMMDLSKSELKCQDTMQAIKKDDHLFKENLNVRMMEETTDSADSLKSPAQNLGQGNLDYMDSISSDPCSGQVSITSFSTSAYHNEEQDKSLQSRYKKGSDTVESDLQSFSREKIMSTIAETSELILPEYQSVFTSQRKKPLMTKSCDNIYSGPSSHESAMKNKAQSMLCLLTEYYTTKLHSLEKGPLEEVARGCFIRIPKGFQNIHEGVRFQLTLGNCLELLKLARKNGVPELLKAIYTLISDNYLNVLKNSAIYGQLTGLEREKILQLRMRGKLSLCIIETQSIFGLNKNISRSEDIGPDQPKDQLYSLDMDSNQWTRVTNIPEEACLKGCSICSMQNYLFIAGGIQKTERGLCSNKLFCYNPLTDIWTQLTPMNQARSQLKLVPLDGYLYAIGGECLHTMERYDPRSNKWTFVASLPKGSFAVAHEAAACGGELYISGGHLFYRLLKYNPVRDLWEECPFNASKGRSCDMVAVGHILYRFDMHKDSTVHIFKYNTTAKVWSEYTTTFPNSKVPFRCAVLDGTIYCLNREMTARFSLEEEKAMFESTLFNKVPTKGVGYPCPVVLSLQGSLSQTSV, from the coding sequence ATGAGTGAAAAAGATTCTATATCCAGCCAGGATATCCCGATTGTACTACGTgccctggggacattggctctggcAGCTGTCACAGCTGTAGCCATCAGATGGTTTATTTCATGTGACAAAGCGGAAAAGGATAAAGGCAAGTCAACGTTCCAGGGCAACCAAGAACCAACAGATGATGGACAATCACCAAGGTATGATCCTAAGGCAGATGAAGAAATCCTGGAAAATAATACAAAGGAACCTCAGGTTAGTGATGAACAAGGAATTACATTTTCGGGATTTGATTGCTTTTCCGGTGACATTTTGAAAAGTTCTACAGACACATCTTGTCCAAATATTGTTGATATCAAAGAAGATCGGCAATGTCTGACTGATCACCAAGGACTGTTAGGTGACTTAACACCTCTATCCTGCAAACTGGACAATGTGGAGGAAGCCCAAAGTGGTTTGCACAATTTAGAAGGAGCAATTGTCAGTATTTCAGGAGTACTTAGTGAAACTGTGGATGATAAAACAAATTACACACAGAAAGAAGTATTTTCTAGCTGCTTCACACAGACATGTGATAAGAAATCTTATGAAAGTTCACAGGAGCAGCAGCTCAACACTAGAACAAGTTCACTCAATGGTGAGTGCGCTGATGTTATGAATGTAGAGTGCCAGGGGTATAAAAGCCATCCTACTGGTGATGACAACATGGTGTCTGAATTATGTTTAAAGCACAAGATTGTAAATGTGAGTTTGGATGAAGACCTATTTAATAAGGATACCTGTGAAATGAATGGAAATTTATATTGTGACTCTGATATAAACATTGAAAATCATGCCAATCCCTGTGTTGAGAAGAATGACAACATGTCCCGTTCAGCTAGCGGCATGAATCTAGAAGACTATACCAAGGAACATATCAATAAAAGAGAAAACCCTGTGAATACATATGCCCTGGGCCTTCCTCCATCACAGGAGAGCACAAATATATTCATAGGGGCTTGTAGTTTACCTTCTCATGAAGTTCTTACAAGATGTCATAATACTGAACAGCAGACAATCTATACAACATTCAACATGCAGGATATACCTCACACTATAGATGTAATACAAGAGGCTAAACAGACCACCAAAACCTTATCTAGTGAAAACACTGTAATTACAAATACAGTTTATAAAggtgaaaaattatattttaaacacaAGAATCACATTACATGCGCACAGCAATCCACTATGGAGCACACGATCTGTGTGACTTCTGAAGACATACTAGAAGAAGCAAATGAAAATATGAACTTTTCCAGTATTAGATCCTTTCCAGCTTCTACACATATTTCTGAAGAGCACCTGGCTGTTCAAGAGAAAAATGGGAAATcattttcatcagtccataataaTCCTAATGGAAAACTTGATGGTCAGATTGCTGATGGTTCCCAAAACCCTATGGAGTTGCTATACTTACCTAAAGCTGGTGCAATGGATGGAAGGAAAATCAAAAACACAATTTCTCATCATGCTAACCATGTACTGCAATGGAATACTACAACTGTGCATAATTCTACAGAATTTATTGATCTGATGTACCCACTGGATTTTCAAGCACCTGAAAATTCAATTACTCCTCTTATCGAAAAAAATGAAGGCCTAATCGATAGAGAAGACACTACATCACTTTTAACGGAGAAATCTATTTCTATGTGTACAGAAAGAGAATACAATAATTTGGATGCTGATGTGGAAAATTCATTTGAAAGTTCTACATGTCACAATATGACACATAATGAACCTGCATGGAGCACTAAGTCAAGGAATATGGTATATCATCCTTCCATTCTCAACACTTTCAAGTCAACAGTGGTCTCCAAGAGTGAGACTCAAAGTGTCCAAGCAATGAgtagtgaaaaaaataatgatgtcATCTACAGCTTGCACACACATGATGCTAACTTACTTACCGTGGACAAAAACAAGTTCTGCACAGTCATCACTAAGGGATATTTCAGTAGGTATGATAAACAAGACTACAACACTTCTGAGTACTTTTCCACAAAATATAAACCAGACGAGTTATTTGGTATACATGAAACATCTAGCTCTTCCATACCCCTGTCAAACTTTATGCAAAATGCTGAGACACGTGTAGAAGAATCTTCCTGTAGGAGCTCATTCTCCTGCAATgatagccatactgtgtcaagtgTTATGATGGACCTGTCCAAGAGTGAGCTAAAATGTCAAGACACTATGCAAGCAATAAAGAAAGACGATCATCTTTTCAAAgaaaacctgaatgtacgtatGATGGAGGAAACAACTGACTCTGCTGATTCCTTAAAGTCTCCAGCTCAAAATCTTGGACAGGGTAATCTTGATTACATGGACTCCATTTCCAGTGATCCATGTTCTGGACAAGTCTCTATTACATCTTTCTCAACAAGTGCTTATCATAATGAGGAACAAGATAAATCATTACAAAGTCGATATAAAAAAGGATCGGATACAGTAGAATCTGATCTTCAATCATTTTCCAGGGAAAAAATAATGTCCACTATTGCAGAAACTTCAGAGCTCATTTTACCAGAATACCAATCAGTGTTCACATCTCAAAGGAAGAAGCCCCTAATGACTAAGAGCTGTGATAACATATATTCTGGGCCTTCAAGCCATGAATCAGCAATGaaaaacaaagcacagagcatgcTATGTTTACTTACAGAATATTACACTACAAAACTACATTCCTTGGAGAAAGGACCACTTGAAGAAGTAGCAAGAGGATGTTTCATTCGTATTCCAAAGGGATTTCAGAATATACATGAAGGTGTAAGGTTTCAGCTAACTCTGGGGAACTGCCTGGAATTGTTAAAGTTAGCCAGAAAAAATGGTGTGCCTGAACTTCTGAAGGCCATCTACACACTAATCAGTGACAACTACTTAAATGTGCTGAAGAACTCTGCTATTTATGGCCAGTTAACAGGTTTGGAAAGAGAGAAAATCCTCCAGTTGAGAATGAGAGGAAAATTGTCTCTTTGCATAATTGAAACACAAAGTATATTTGGCTTAAACAAAAATATCAGCCGCTCAGAGGACATAGGTCCAGACCAACCTAAAGACCAGCTTTACTCACTAGACATGGACTCAAATCAATGGACAAGAGTCACTAATATTCCTGAGGAAGCCTGCCTTAAAGGCTGTAGTATCTGCTCTATGCAGAACTATCTATTCATTGCAGGAGGCATCCAAAAGACCGAAAGAGGCTTATGTTCCAACAAACTATTTTGTTATAACCCTCTAACTGACATCTGGACACAACTCACACCAATGAACCAAGCAAGGTCCCAGCTGAAGCTTGTCCCACTTGATGGCTACCTTTACGCCATTGGGGGAGAATGCTTGCACACAATGGAAAGATATGATCCAAGATCAAACAAATGGACCTTTGTAGCATCCCTCCCCAAGGGCTCCTTTGCTGTGGCCCATGAGGCTGCAGCCTGTGGAGGAGAACTTTATATATCAGGCGGACATTTATTCTACAGGCTATTAAAATACAATCCTGTTCGAGATCTGTGGGAAGAATGTCCTTTCAATGCCAGCAAGGGCCGTTCTTGTGACATGGTAGCAGTTGGCCATATCCTTTATAGATTTGACATGCACAAGGACTCCACTGTTCATATTTTCAAGTATAACACCACTGCCAAAGTGTGGTCTGAATATACAACTACTTTTCCAAATAGCAAAGTTCCTTTTAGATGTGCAGTTTTGGATGGTACCATCTATTGTTTAAACCGGGAGATGACTGCACGTTTTTCACTGGAGGAGGAAAAAGCAATGTTTGAGTCAACTCTGTTCAACAAAGTTCCCACTAAGGGGGTAGGCTACCCTTGTCCTGTGGTGTTAAGCCTACAAGGGTCATTGTCTCAAACATCTGTGTAA